In Spiroplasma floricola 23-6, the DNA window AGCATCAGTTATTAATCCAAAAACTTTTGAATATGTAGCTAAAAATCATTTTTCAAAAGAAGAAATAAAAGAGCTTTTAGAGCATTTTTTAGATACAAATATTGATATTTGTATCTCAAATGATTTTAGAACTCATTATATAAAAGAAGATGATTGACAAGATTTATTAATGGGAAATCAAAGCTCAATTGATTTTTCTCATTTTCCAAATGCTCAAGTGTTGTTTAAATATGATAATTTAGAACATTTAATCAAAACAGGATTAGATCATGATGAAAGTTTTCCAGTTATTGTGGCAAACACACAAACTGAACAAGAATTAAAAATGGTATTAGAACTTGTTAAAAAATATAATTTACTAGCATTGGAATTTCCAAAAGAGGGAAGCTGTAGAGTTGAAATATTTAAAAATGGAGTTACTAAAAGTTGAGGATTAAATGCGCTTTTAGATCATGTTGGTTTAACAAAAGAAAATATTCACGTATTTGGTGACGAACACAATGATTATCCGATGTTTAAAGATTTTCCAAATTGTTATGCAATAGGAAATGCAATTGAAGGTATTAAAGATTTAGCAAAAGAAGTTATTGATACAGTTCAAAATGCTGGTGTTGGAAAAAAATTAAATGAAATGATAGAAGAGTTTCAATAGAAATTTATAAGGGTAAAAAATGAAATTAAATGATAAGTTTTTTTTGATTGAAAATAAACAATCTAGAAATAGAATAGTTTTAGCTCCAATGGACAGTCAAGTTGCAATTGATGGATTTGTCAATGATATACATATACAACATTATGGAGCAAGAGCATATGGTGGGGTTGGAACAATCATTGTTGAAGGAAGTGCAGTTACAAGTGAAGGCAGATATAGGGAAAAAAGTTTAGGTATTTGAAAAGATGAACATATTGAAGGATTGAAAAGACTTGTAAATATTGCTCATTCTGGGGGAAGTGTTATAGGAATTCAATTGTTTCATGGTGGAGCAAAATCGCAATTAAAAGAACAAACTAAAAGTATTAATAATTATTTTGATTTTTTAAATCAAAGGAATTTAAAAATACTTGATTTAAAAGAGTTTTATGAAATTTGTGATGAGTTTGTAAAAGCTGCCAATAGAGCAAAACAAGCTGGTTTTGATTTTGTAGAAGTTCATATTGGAGATGGAGTTTTACTTTCAAATTTATTGATAGAAGAGTTAAATACAATAATTACTTCAAAAGATATTGAAAAAAGAATTGAACCAATTGTCTATATTTTAAAAAGTATTAAAGAAAATATTGACATTCGTGTGGGAGTAAGAATTTCAGTTAATGATGAAAATCCTGATGGAATTAAAGTAACAGATTATAAACAAATTATCTCTTTAATTGAACCTTACATATCTTATTTACATGTAAGTGGAGGAGATATTCTTTCAAAAAGAAAATCAACAATTGGTGCTGAAAATAAAGTTAAATTGCATAGATTAAACTATTCAGCTCAATTAATTGATTATACAAAACTGCCAATAATCACTTGTGGCAATTATGATTCAAAAGATGAAGTAAAACAAGCTTTAGAAAAATCAATTAGTGCTGTTGCAATTGGAAGAGCACTAATAGCTAATGCAAATTTTGTTATGACAAACTTGTTAGAACCAAATGAAATAGATGAAAGTTATCATTGAAATAACAATCCTTGATATAAACACCAAGATTTTTATAAGTAGTTGCTTTTAATTAAAATTAAAAATTAGATAATAAGATATTAATATATAAAGTGCAATTGAGTAGTTTCAACTCATGAAGGTATTAAAAAAATGATATGGTTTTGCTTATGTAAACAGAGATGAATTTAGTTTAAAAGATTTAAAAAGATATAGAAAAAAATAGTTTTTTTGATATAAAAATCTAATTGAAACAAATGAAAGTGAATTATAATTAATAATTAAATAAATTATTTGAGTAAAATATTTTTATGCTTATAAAATATTTTACTTTTTTTTATTATATATAAAAAATATTTATTAAGTTTTTTACATATAATAAAATATTTTAGAAAAGAAAAAAAAGGAATAAAATATGAAAAAAATATTGTCAATTTTAACTACTTTTATATTAATAACACCAACTGTCTCATCTGTCTTTAGTTGTCAAAAACTAAATCCCTCAAAACCTGAAACTATTCCACCAGTTGAGAAAGTTTCAAGTAGAAAAACTATTTATATAGATAGTAATGGTTTAAAACAAGAAACTGAAGAGTTAGATTTTTTAAATATAGATGCCAAAGAAATTCTTGAATTAGGTTTTAGTAAATATGGAGAAACAGTTAGAAATTTTCAAGGAAATAAAGTTCCTAAAGAATTACCAAAGCAAGTAAATTCATTGTTTAGTTTTTTGGCTCTAAATAAAAATTTAATAATTGAGAATTTAGAAGATTGAGACACATCTAATATAACTTCTATGAGTCAAACTTTTCGTGATGCAACAAATTTTAATACAGATATATCAAAGTGAAATACATCAAATGTAACGGACATGAATGAAATGTTTTATGAATGTAAAAAAATAAACTTCTCAATTAAAAATTGAGATACATCAAAAGTAAAAAGTATGAGTTCAATGTTTCAAGGCGCTAATATAGCTAAACAAGATTTATCAAATTGAAATACATCAAATGTAAAAAATATGAGTGGTATGTTTTTAAAAGCTCAAAATTTTAATCAAGATATTGGAAATTGAAATACATCAAATGTAACAAATATGAGGTCTATGTTTTATGAAGCACAAAGTTTTAATCAAGACATTGGAAATTGAAATACATCAAATGTAATGGATATGAATAGTATGTTTAAAAACTCACCAAAATTTAATCAAGATATTAGTAAATGAAACATTAATAAAGTTACTTTACATGATGATTTTGATTTTACAGCAAATAGGCAATGAATAAAAGCATATAAACCTAAATTTGAAAGAAACTAATTAGTTGAAGTAGTTTTAATTAAACAAAAAAATAGAGTATAGATCTCTATTTTTTTATTTTCTTAATTAATATCTGCTATATTTTTTGAGAAGTATGGCACATATTTATTAGATAAACAACAAATAGAATTAGTCTTTTTATTTTTTTATAAAAGTTTGTAAAGTTGTTTTTAATAAGAATAAAATAAATAATAGAGAAATTACTAGAAGTATATCTTTTAACTATTAATTGAACTTTATTAAATTAGCAAGAAAGTGATATTGGAACATAATATACAAGTAGAATTTATTTTCAAAAATTTGATATTAATTTAAGTTTAAAATGAAAAGTTGAATATAGATCTAAGTTTAAAAAATTTGTAAATATATAAATAAAAAAATAGATAAATAACATTAGCAAAGTAATGTGATAAATACATTTTATTAATCTAATACTTTTTCTATTTCATTCTAATTAAAATTTTTATTATCTAAAAAATATAATAATTTTTATAAAATTTCTAATAGTTATTTAATAGTAATATCATTGTTTTTGTTTTATAATGACTAATGAAAAGGATAAAAAAGATGAATAAAATAATTAAGTTATCTCCATTTTTCTCAGAAAGAATTTGAGGAGGAGAAAGATTAAAAGAATTTGGATTTAATATTCCAAATAATAAAATAGGGGAAGCATGACTTATTTCAACACTTGAAAATGGAATGTCATATTTGAAAAAAGAAAATATATCTTTTAAAGATTATTTTGAAGCTAATAGAGATAAATTTGGACTTACTAATAATCAAGAGTTTCCATTATTGACAAAAATAATTACTGCAAATGATTATCTTTCAGTTCAAGTTCATCCAAATGATGAATATGCTAAAACTCATCATAACTCTCTTGGAAAACCAGAAAGCTGATATGTTTTAGATTGTCCTGAAAATGCTAAATTAATTTATGGACATAATGCAAAGACTTTAAAGGAATTTGAAAATTATGTTTCAAAAGGTGAATGAAATAAACTACTTAAAGAAGTAGAAATTCAGAAGGGTGATTTTCTTTATGTAGAACCTGGAAAAATTCATGCTATTACTCCAGGAGTAATAATTTATGAATTGCAAAGATCAAGTGACATAACTTACAGACTTTATGATTATGATAGAGTTGATGATAAAGGAATCTCAAGAGAATTGCACATAAAAGAAAGTTTGTCAAATGTTTCTATTCCTGATACTAAAGAAGTTATTATTAAAAATTCAAAAGATTTAAAATTTAAATGTGATTTTTTCTCAGTTGAAAAAATTAACTCTATTAGTAATCAAAAAACAATTTGAAAGAATTTTAAAAATAATAAATGATTTCAATTAACAATAATAAAAGGAAATTGTACTATTAACAATATTGATTTTAAAATTGGAGAATCAGCAATATGCATTGATAATTTAAAACAATTGGAAATTTTAGGTGATGCAGAAATCTTAATATCTTGATTATAAAAACATTTTACTTATTATAAATGTTTTTTTTTTTTTTTTTACTTGATCATTTTTTGAAATTAGTTAGAAAATATTTTAGAAAGGAAACAGATAAATGGAAAATATTTATAAAGAAAAACTAATCTTTTTGAATTTAGATTTAAATTCAAAAGATGAAATTTTAAGATATATATGTAATAAAGCAAAAGAATTTGAATATGTATCAGATTCACAATCTTTATTAGAGTCTTTTTATCAAAGAGAGAAGGAAGGAACTACTGGATTTGAAGATGGATTTGCTATACCTCATGCAAAAATAAAAGGTATTAATCAAGCTTTTATAATTTGTGTAAGAACAGTTAATGGTGTTGAATGAGAATCATTGGATGGAAAACCAACACAGGTAATTATTGCTTTAATTATTCCTGAAAATGCTTCAGTTGAACATTTAGAAATTTTAAGTGCAACTGCTAAAAAATTGATGAGTTCAGAGTTAAGAGAAAAACTAAAAACTGTTGAAACTTCAAAAGAATTTGCAAAAGCTTTAAAAGTTGAGATTAAAAAACCAATAGCAACAAAAGAAACTTTAGCAATAAATGGTTATAAAGGAAAAAATATTGTTGCTATCACAGCTTGTGTTGTTGGTGTTGCTCACACTTATATGGCAGAAGATAAACTTATCAATGAACTTTCTAAAATTGGAGCAAATATAAGAGTTGAAACTCAAGGAAGTAAAGGAGTTGGAACTGAACTAACTGAAAAAGAAATTGCCAATGCAGATGTTGTTATTATTGCAGCAGATACAAAAGTAAATTTGCAAAGATTTAATGGTAAGCTAGTTTATTCAACTCACGTTGCAAGAGCAATTAAAGAACCTTTAAAAGTTTTAGAAGATGCTTTTGCAAAAGGTACAATTCAATCAAATGTTGAATTTAAAAATGACAAATCAATGAATAAGCAAAAAGAAGGTGTCTTACAACATATTTTTGCAGGTATTTCTTATATGATTCCTGTAATAATTGGAGGGGGAATTTGTCTTGCATTTTCTATAGGTCTAGCAAAAGCAATTTGAGGACCAGAAGCAAGAACTTCAGGACCATTAGATATAAATGGAAAACCTTTATATCCTTGGAATCCTTTAGCAGTAATGGACAAAATTGGAGGAGCTGCATTTACTCTAATGATTCCAATACTAGCAGGTTTCATTGCTAATTCTATTGCTGGTCGAGCAGCAATAGCTCCAGCAATGTTGGGAGCATTTATTGGAAATAATGCAACTTACTTTATGCCATTGCCTGGAATGCCCAATATTCAAACTCCAACAGGATTTGTTGGAGCAATCTTATCAGGTTTATTGGTTGGCTATTATGTTAGATGAGTTAATACTTGAAAGGTACACAAATCTTTAAAAGCAGCAATGCCAATATTTTTTATACCTTTAACAGCAGGAATAGGAATTTCAGTATTGTTTATCTATTTAATTGGAGGACCAATTGGATATGTAATGCAACAATTATCTAATGTTATTAAAGGGGGATATGAAAATCCTAACTTTGGAGTTGGTTTAGGTATTGCTTTAGGAATATTAATTGGTGCAATGGCATCATTTGATATGGGAGGACCAATTAACAAAATTGCTTTTGTAACTTGTACAATGTTAATTGATTCAGGTATTTACTATCCAATGGGAACAATGGCAGCAGCAATTCCTGTTGCACCATTAGGAATGGGATTAAGTACAATCTTATTTAAACGTTTCTTTAATAAAGAAGAAAAAGGATTAGGAATAGCTGCTATGATTATGGGAACTATTGGTATATCAGAGGGTGCAATTCCATTTGCAATTCGTGATCCAAAAAGAGCAATTGCTGCAAATATTGCTGGGGGAGTTGTTGCAGGAGCAATTGCAGGAGCATTTAAAATTCAAGACTTGGCAGGTCATGGAGGACCAATTGTTGCAATTTTAGGAGCAGTTCCATATGGATGACAAACTGCAGTATTCTTTTTAGCAGTTACATCTGGTGTTGCAGTTACAACTTCACTTTATGGACTAATGTTAATTTCAAGTAAAGGAACAATAGGTTCTTTAAAAGAAACACATGCAAATCATATTGAAAAACTTATTGAAGAGAAAAGTTCTCAAAAAAGAGATATCAATGATCAAATTAGAGTTTTAAGATCAACTATTAAAGTGTCAAAAAGTGAACAAGAAAAAAATGAAACACTTGTTAAAATTGAGAAATTAAAAAGTCAAAAAACTGATATATCAAAAAATACAAAAGAAAAAATTATAAAAGCAATTGAAATATTTGATCAACTTAAAAAATTTGAAAAAGATTATGTAAATCAAAATAAAGAACATACTAAAAACTTTATTAGAGCACAAAAAGAGCAAAAAATGATTTCTTTGAAAAATAAATTTATGAGTAAATCAAAAGAGTTAACTACTCTAGATCATTATGATAAAAAAATATATTTAGAGAGTTATTCAAAATCTGTTGAAGAAATTAAAGAAAATTATCAAGAGTCAATATTAAATTATCAAATTAAACTAAGAAAAAAGTTTACAAATGAATATAATGAAAAAGTGAAATAAATAAAATTTATTAAGCCAAATAATTGAATTTGGTTTTTTTAATTTTAATATAAAAATTTAATTCTACTTTAGTAAAAGAAGAAAGTAAATTACTTTTTAACAATAAAAAATATATTAAAGTCAAACTAATTTTTAAAAGATACTCTCTCTACTGTTAAAATTTTATTGAAAGTTTTTTTGCTAATTAAAAAAACAAAAGAGGAAGAAAATGGATGAATTAAAAATATACAATACTCTTAGAGAAATTGCGTTTAAAAATAATGTTGATATCAATTCTCACATTGCAAATTGAATTTTAAAAAATACTGAAAAAATAAAAAATATTAATTTAGAAACTATTGCAAAAAAAACAAATACATCTAAACCATCAATTATTAGATTTTGTAATAAACTAGGTCTTTCAGGATATAGTGAATTAAAATATCAATTATCTAAATTTAAAAAAAGTAGTTTGAGTTTGAATGAACAATTTAATTTTCAAAAAGAGTTAATTAAAGAAAATAATCATTATTTAAAGTATTTAGAAATAAAAAATAATTCTTCTAATTTAACTCTTGAGAAATATATTTTAAAAGAAAATGAAATAAAAAAATTTTTAAAAAAATTAGAGAAAGCAAAAACTATTTATGTTTTTGGTATGAATCTTGCATATAACATATCAAGAAATTTTGTTCAAAGAATAAGATGATTAAATAAAACTGTTATTCAAGAAAGAGATTTGAATTCAATAGAATCATATGTAGAACAAATAGATCAAAATGATATTGTAATAATTTTAAGCTTAAGTGGAAGTAGTAAACATTTAATTGATATTGTAAAAAAACTTGAAAGTAAAACTTTTATGTTTGGAATATTAGGAGAAAAAGGTGAGATTAATAAATATTGTGACTTATTTATAGATCTTCCAAATCTTGAAGAAAATATTTGAGATTCATTTTCTATAAGAGGTCAATGCTTAATTCAAATTTTAGACTATTTATATTTAGATTTTACAAATTATTTATTAGTAAAAGTACAAAGTGATTTACTTTAGTACACGATAGGCTCATAGTAACATAACGACTTTTAAATTTAAGTAATATATTTTTGAAAGGAGAGTTATTATGAAACATATTTTTTCAAAAAAGAGGGATGAAAAAAAAGAGAATGAAAAAGAAAGTAAAAAATTAAAAACTAAAAAGTCAAAAAATAGTTTGCTTAGCAAGTTTCAAAAATTGGGAAGAACATTTATGTTACCAATTGCTGTTATGGCATTTTGTGGTATTTTTTTAGGAATTGGCGCTTCTTTAACATCAGAAGCTACATTGACACAAATGCCTTGATTAAAAACAAGAGGGTTATTTGACTTTTTTGTATTTTTAAAATTAATAGGAAATATTGGTTTTACATTTTTACCTTTTATGTTTGCCATGGCAATACCATTAGGTTTAGCATCTGACAATCAAGGTGTTGCTGCACTAAGTGGTTTTTTAGGTTATGCAACAATGTTATTTAGTATAAATTTTACAATCAACATTTTTCCTTCAAGTTGATTACAAGAAGGAACTTTTATTGGAAGAACTACAAAAGAAATATTGGGTATTCAAACAATGGATATTGGTGTTTTAGGAGCTATTTTTGTAGGTCTTATAATATATAAATTACATGAAAAATTTCAATACATAAATTTACCAAATGCAATTTCATTTTGAGGGGGAACTAGATTTGTTCCTATAATATCAATACTTTTATTTTCAGTTTTAGCACTTCCAGCAACTTTCTTTTGACCAGCAATTGCACAATTGCTAGCATGAGTTGGATTGGTAGTTCAAAAGATAGGAGTGTTTGGTCCATTTCTATATAGGTTTACTGAAAGTTTAGTAAGACCTACAGGAATTCACCATGTTATAAATTCAATTATTAGATATACTGAAGCTGGTGGATCATGACAAAATCCTGTTAATAATGAAATAGTTTATGGAGCATTAAATATTTTTTATGAACAGTTAAAAT includes these proteins:
- a CDS encoding Cof-type HAD-IIB family hydrolase gives rise to the protein MKDIKSIAATDMDGTIIYEWDRISEENKKQLLKFQKKSNKSLTLVTGRNYFMADFAAKELDIALPVICSNGASVINPKTFEYVAKNHFSKEEIKELLEHFLDTNIDICISNDFRTHYIKEDDWQDLLMGNQSSIDFSHFPNAQVLFKYDNLEHLIKTGLDHDESFPVIVANTQTEQELKMVLELVKKYNLLALEFPKEGSCRVEIFKNGVTKSWGLNALLDHVGLTKENIHVFGDEHNDYPMFKDFPNCYAIGNAIEGIKDLAKEVIDTVQNAGVGKKLNEMIEEFQ
- a CDS encoding BspA family leucine-rich repeat surface protein: MKKILSILTTFILITPTVSSVFSCQKLNPSKPETIPPVEKVSSRKTIYIDSNGLKQETEELDFLNIDAKEILELGFSKYGETVRNFQGNKVPKELPKQVNSLFSFLALNKNLIIENLEDWDTSNITSMSQTFRDATNFNTDISKWNTSNVTDMNEMFYECKKINFSIKNWDTSKVKSMSSMFQGANIAKQDLSNWNTSNVKNMSGMFLKAQNFNQDIGNWNTSNVTNMRSMFYEAQSFNQDIGNWNTSNVMDMNSMFKNSPKFNQDISKWNINKVTLHDDFDFTANRQWIKAYKPKFERN
- a CDS encoding type I phosphomannose isomerase catalytic subunit gives rise to the protein MNKIIKLSPFFSERIWGGERLKEFGFNIPNNKIGEAWLISTLENGMSYLKKENISFKDYFEANRDKFGLTNNQEFPLLTKIITANDYLSVQVHPNDEYAKTHHNSLGKPESWYVLDCPENAKLIYGHNAKTLKEFENYVSKGEWNKLLKEVEIQKGDFLYVEPGKIHAITPGVIIYELQRSSDITYRLYDYDRVDDKGISRELHIKESLSNVSIPDTKEVIIKNSKDLKFKCDFFSVEKINSISNQKTIWKNFKNNKWFQLTIIKGNCTINNIDFKIGESAICIDNLKQLEILGDAEILISWL
- a CDS encoding fructose-specific PTS transporter subunit EIIC, encoding MENIYKEKLIFLNLDLNSKDEILRYICNKAKEFEYVSDSQSLLESFYQREKEGTTGFEDGFAIPHAKIKGINQAFIICVRTVNGVEWESLDGKPTQVIIALIIPENASVEHLEILSATAKKLMSSELREKLKTVETSKEFAKALKVEIKKPIATKETLAINGYKGKNIVAITACVVGVAHTYMAEDKLINELSKIGANIRVETQGSKGVGTELTEKEIANADVVIIAADTKVNLQRFNGKLVYSTHVARAIKEPLKVLEDAFAKGTIQSNVEFKNDKSMNKQKEGVLQHIFAGISYMIPVIIGGGICLAFSIGLAKAIWGPEARTSGPLDINGKPLYPWNPLAVMDKIGGAAFTLMIPILAGFIANSIAGRAAIAPAMLGAFIGNNATYFMPLPGMPNIQTPTGFVGAILSGLLVGYYVRWVNTWKVHKSLKAAMPIFFIPLTAGIGISVLFIYLIGGPIGYVMQQLSNVIKGGYENPNFGVGLGIALGILIGAMASFDMGGPINKIAFVTCTMLIDSGIYYPMGTMAAAIPVAPLGMGLSTILFKRFFNKEEKGLGIAAMIMGTIGISEGAIPFAIRDPKRAIAANIAGGVVAGAIAGAFKIQDLAGHGGPIVAILGAVPYGWQTAVFFLAVTSGVAVTTSLYGLMLISSKGTIGSLKETHANHIEKLIEEKSSQKRDINDQIRVLRSTIKVSKSEQEKNETLVKIEKLKSQKTDISKNTKEKIIKAIEIFDQLKKFEKDYVNQNKEHTKNFIRAQKEQKMISLKNKFMSKSKELTTLDHYDKKIYLESYSKSVEEIKENYQESILNYQIKLRKKFTNEYNEKVK
- a CDS encoding MurR/RpiR family transcriptional regulator, giving the protein MDELKIYNTLREIAFKNNVDINSHIANWILKNTEKIKNINLETIAKKTNTSKPSIIRFCNKLGLSGYSELKYQLSKFKKSSLSLNEQFNFQKELIKENNHYLKYLEIKNNSSNLTLEKYILKENEIKKFLKKLEKAKTIYVFGMNLAYNISRNFVQRIRWLNKTVIQERDLNSIESYVEQIDQNDIVIILSLSGSSKHLIDIVKKLESKTFMFGILGEKGEINKYCDLFIDLPNLEENIWDSFSIRGQCLIQILDYLYLDFTNYLLVKVQSDLL
- a CDS encoding PTS transporter subunit EIIC, encoding MKHIFSKKRDEKKENEKESKKLKTKKSKNSLLSKFQKLGRTFMLPIAVMAFCGIFLGIGASLTSEATLTQMPWLKTRGLFDFFVFLKLIGNIGFTFLPFMFAMAIPLGLASDNQGVAALSGFLGYATMLFSINFTINIFPSSWLQEGTFIGRTTKEILGIQTMDIGVLGAIFVGLIIYKLHEKFQYINLPNAISFWGGTRFVPIISILLFSVLALPATFFWPAIAQLLAWVGLVVQKIGVFGPFLYRFTESLVRPTGIHHVINSIIRYTEAGGSWQNPVNNEIVYGALNIFYEQLKYNQPISAEATRFLSQGYMPTVMFGLPMAGLAIYLLAQKEQKPMVKSIIVPGIVASVVGGITEPIEFLFLFVAPMLYLIHCFFIGMAYLFVALLQVKIGNTDGNIIDFIVFGVIQGLNTKWYYILVIGSIWGFLYFNLFYFYIKLRNVQIIGRTELTPEEKESIVQKVDKNKVNDFDKVAEKYLHLLGGKENIESLNNCYTRLRITLKETKQIQQEDVKKLGAIAIKYIDELNIQIIIGPRVEKLKNEIAKLMKSG